GGGTAGTCAACAACATCGGTGATAGGCTCGCTGAGTATTTGCTATTGAAGTTGAAGTGCACGGCAAGACCTACGGCCGACACTAAGAACCAAAGCTGACTGGCATTGAACGACCAGCTTCCTTTCCAAGAAAGCAAGAACAGACCTACGACAGCAAGAGGCAAAGACAACCAGAATGCCCGAATGGGTTTGGACTTGAACAGCACCCATGCAACTAAAGGTACGAACAACATTGACAGGCTCATAATAAATGCGCCTTCGCCTAATGTGTCGCTGATAGAAATTGCATGGATCCAGCAAAATATAGCGCCCCCCAAAAAGCCACCAACGCTAAGTGCGCGCAGGCAATCTGAGAGAGAAGCCGCCTTTAGTGCCTTGTAGCAAAAAGGGAGCAGTATGAGCGATGCGGCGAGAAATCGTAGCCCGATAAAGCCAAATGGCGGTAGGCCTTGTATAGCTTCTTTCGAAAATACCCATCCAGCACCAGCAAGCAAAGTGGTGAAAACCAGAATAAGTTCAGCGCGATAGTTCAATGTCGGGGATGTCTTGTTGTTTTTTGTCTATTCTGCGCCAAATAGTTTAACTTAGCCATATAATTAGTGATGAATTATGAGTACTTTAGAGAGCTCTAAACTATTTCCCCATAAGATCTGTACGTTTATTGAAATGCGTCTATATTCATATAGAGAATAGATAACAATACACGCATCTTGGCTAGAGGTGTTTATGGCTTTCGCAACGTACAGTAATGACTCACTTACCGTGATTGAAGTTGAGTCCTCTTCGTTTGATTCAAAAATGGTGACCCAGTTTAGGCAGTTTATTGATGCACTGCCTGAAACGGGCGACAAACCGATTCTTCTCGATCTCTCTCACGTTAGTTTTATGGACAGTAGCGCTTTGGGGGTTTTAATGGCTTTCAAAAAACACCATATGACATCGGAGATTTCCGTGGTTACAGAGAGTGCCCCCGTATTACAGCTACTTAAGGTCACAAAAGTTGACCAGATCGTCCGAGTATACAGTGATATAGAGCAGGCTATTCTGGCAAGCTAAGCCTAGTTGTATAAAAACGACGCAATTCATATCGGCAACTTTCTGTTTTTGTTGACGACTCACGTTGAGTCATACACACTTAGTGTCAACATTTCGTGACACTTTCGACAGGAACATAAAGTGCGTTTAGAAGTCCTCTGTGAAGACAGGCTCGGTTTAACTCGAGAACTGTTAGATATCTTGGCATCCAACAGTATCGACTTACGTGGTATTGAAATTGATACTACGGGCATTATTTACCTCAACTGTCCAGACATAGACTTTGAGACGTTTCGTGACTTAATGGCAGAGATTCGAAGAATCTCTGGCGTAAAAGACGTCCGCAAAATCCAGTTCATGCCTAGCGAAAGGCACAACACAGAGCTTGTCTCTCTACTAACTAACTTACCTTATCCAGTACTTTCTATCGATCTGAAAGGCGCGATTGACATGGCTAACCATGCCGCGTTGAAGCTGTTGGCAAAAAGCGAAGAAGAGGCCATTGGTCAATTAATCTCGCAGCTATTGCCAAGTTTCAATTTCGCCAAGTGGATTGAAGGCGATATCACCAGACAGAAACAAGCGATTGTCGTCGATGGGCTGGATTACACAATGGAAATCTTGCCTGTTTACATCACTGGTGAATCGAACGAGACCGTTCTCGCCAGTGCCGTAATGAGCATTCACCCTACGACTCACTCTGTTAGCACTGAATCTCTGGCAGATAGCAATACACTGGGCTTTGAGCACTTTGTGGGCTTGTCCAACCGTCACAAGGCGTTAATGAGCCAAGCTAAAAAGCTCGCGATGCTTGACCAGCCCTTGCTTATCGAAGGTGAGACGGGCACTGGCAAAGAGATGCTAGCGAAAGCCTGCCATAATCGCTCTAATCGCGCTTCTCAGCCATTTCTGGTATTGAGCTGTGCTTCGATGCCAGATGATGTCGCGGAGACGGAACTATTTGGCCATGCTCCTGGTTCGTTTAATCACGAACATGGACACAAAGGCATTTTTGAGCAAGCGAATGGCGGCACGGTACTGCTTGATGAAATTGGTGAGATGAGTCCACACCTGCAAATCAAGCTGCTTCGTTTCCTTCAAGATGGCACATTCCGTCGTGTAGGCGAAGAACACGAAGTGCATGTTGATGTGAGAATCATTGCGTCAACACGCCACAACCTTGCTGATTTAGCTGAGCAAGGTGCATTCCGTGAGGATCTTTATTATCGCCTTAATGTATTGACGCTGACTATTCCACCGCTTAGAGAGCGTGCTAGCGACATTACGCCGTTGCTAGAATTATTTGTAGCGAAGCACAGCAATAAACTGGGCATTAGCAAACCAGAAGCGGATGAGGAACTTTTGGATGCGCTGAGCAATTATCCTTGGCCGGGTAACATGCGTCAGCTCGATAACATGGTACTCAGAGCACTGACACAAACGACAGGCGCAAGGCTGAAGCTAGAAGATTTTAATTTACCTAAACTAGAGTCAGTCAGCTCAGGTAGTGTCAATCTCAACATCGACGGCTCACTGGACGACATTATGAAGGACTACGAGTCTAAGGTGCTGGAGAAGCTATACCAATCTTTCCCATCGAGTCGTAAGCTAGCGAAGCGTTTGAACGTCTCGCATACCTCTATCGCTAATAAACTGCGTGATTACAACATCAGGAAGAATTAATGGAAGACAGAAGCTCGGCGGTGCAATTGCATCGTCGTGATGGCAATGTGTTGGTAAGAACCTCTTCTCCGTCCGATGCTTATACTGTGTCTCAGTACTTTCAAGATAATCGTCGCTTTCTACAGCCTTGGGAGCCAAAGCGAGATGAAGGTTTTTTCCAGGTAGATACATGGGCAAGCAAACTGCTTAAGTTAGAAGAGCTACATCGTCTTGGTTTGGCATATTACTGCTTGATTTTTGATGCCGATACTAAAGAGATGAAAGGTACGGTGTCATTCAGTAATTTGGTCCGTTTTCCGTTCCATTCTTGTAATTTGGGTTATTCACTTGCTGAAAATGCACAAGGACAAGGATACATGCGACGTGCGCTGTCTATGGCTATCCCTTACATGTTCGAATACCAAAATATGCATCGAATAGCGGCTAGCTATATGCCTCACAATAAGCGAAGTGAAGCCGTATTAGAGAACATGGGCTTTGAACGAGAAGGGTTTGCCAAAGATTACCTACTGATTAATGGGAAGTGGGAAGATCACATTTTGACTTCTCTGCATAACCCAAACTGGAAGCAAGTATGAATCAGAGATTAGAGCAGCAATTATCGCTCTTGATTGAGCTAGACAGGCTGAAAAGCGTGCTGAGAAGAACACGCGTTCGCAGCGCTGAAGGTCGTCTCGAAAACAGTGCAGAGCACAGCTGGCATGTCGCTATGATGGCGCTTCTTATGCAAGAACATGCCAACGAACCCGTAGAGATCACCAAAGTCGTCAAGATGTTGCTGCTTCACGATATTGTTGAAATCGATGCTGGCGATACCTTTGTGTATGATGCGCAAGCTTCAAAGGAACAAGAAGAGAAAGAACTGGCAGCCGCGCATCGTCTGTTTGGGATGCTTCCTCAAGATCAAGGCCAAGAGCTGTTTGATGTTTGGCAGGAGTTCGAATTAGCGCAATCTCCTGAAGCAAAGTTTGCCAAAGCTTTAGATAGACTTATTCCGATGCTACTGAACTATCACAATGATGGTCAAAGCTGGGTAGAAAACGAGGTTTCAATATCTCAGGTCATGCAGGTGAATCAAAAGATAGAAAAAGGTTCACAAGTGCTCTGGGATAAAGCAAAATCGCTCATTGAAGAAGCCGTTGAAAATGGCTGGTTAAAGAATTAGGAAACTGAATGTCGTACACAACTTTGGATGAATACCAAAGAAAATGGATTTTTACCCATCAATCTATGCCGGTGCCTGAAGCGGATTGGCCTCAGATTAAACCAATGACGCAAGCCCGTGCCGCACAGTTTTGGAAAGAAAACATCAGTGCGCAAAGCCCAGATGCAGAGCGCCTAAGTAGCCAAGACTGGCCAATGAAAGACAACAATTGGTGGGACGAAGTGGATTGGATGCAGGCGTGGGAAGCCGATGAAAATGATCTACCAGAAGCGGTAGCGCAGTTCATTGACTGGCAAGATGATGTGACAGTGTACTTCTGCTACGAAAAGTACAACGTGATTGAGACCAAATGGTCGACCTTCAAACGCTATTGGAAGAACTTCCTATTTTACGATGACGGCCCTATTTTGTTAGGCCGCCGCCGCTCAGAAGCGCTTTGGTTCTCGACCAATGGTACGGTAAAACTCGGTAAACGTAAGTAATCAAAAACGCCAGCATCTGCTGGCGTTTTTCTGTCTAGAACGTAAGTCCCAGCTCTCTAAGTGCTCCAGTTGCTTGCTCCGCATCGGCAAACTGAATGGCGTGCATACCGTTGTTTTTCGCCCCTTCCACGTTATAAGGCATATCATCAAGAAACACGGTTTCCTCGGCAATTAAACCGTTGTGAGTCAGCAGTGATCGATAAATGTCGTTACTCGGTTTCAAGAAACCAAGTTCAGATGAAATGGTGGCATGTTCGAACAGCGGCCAAAAATCGTATCTCTGTTTTAAGTGCGCGACAATCTCATTCACATTGTCGGTGAGTGCGAAGATCCGATAACCAGCTTGTTTTAATCTATTAATCAGGTCGAGCGTACCAAACAGCAAAATTTGGGTCTCTTTCACGTAGTAAAACAGTTTGTCGCACTCCGCAGCGCTGAGGTCCAATGTCGTCTGATACTGCGCTTTAGCTTGCTGCTCGGTGAGCAAGCCTTTGTTGAGATTGAGCCAAGTTTCAGACTGGAAAATGCGTGTAGCTAACTCTTGTGATTCATCACCTAGAGTCCCGAAAGTCAGGTTGACGATTTCAATTGGTGACCAGCGAACAATGACGTTGCCGACGTCGAAGACTACGTTTTTTATAGATACTGAGTTCACTACATTTCCTTATAGGTTATTGTGTATGTTGGCTTAAGGTTTAGCCTACCTCAATCTCGTTATTGTCTCATTACAAGTGCTGTGTTTTTTCCGTCAGAAAATCGATCAGCACCCGAACGCGCTTCGCCTTTTGTGTATTGCGGTGAAAGTACACATAGAGCCCTGAATAAGGGAACCAATACTCAGGCAACACAGGTATAAGTTCTCCTCGAGCAAGGTCTTCTTGAATCATGGGCTCAATCAATCGTCCAATCCCTAAGCCTTTTCGCGCTGCATTGACCATGAGCGTGGTGTCATTGACCACCATGGCGGTTGGCATCTCTACGACCAGGTTTTCTCCGCCGTTATTGAGGATAAGAGGGGCGATTTGATTCGAAGAGATGAAACGATATTGGATCATCTTGTGCGCTTTTAGATCGTCCGGCTTGCTCGGTAGCCCAAATTTCTGCACGTAGTCCTTTGAAGCAAAAAAGGCTTCTTTGGTTGGGGAGGTGAGTTTTTTAGCCACCATACCTTCCTCAACCCTGTCTCCAAACCTTACCCCTAAATCAAAGCCTTCATTGAGGATATCAATAGCGGCGTCAGAGATGGAAATCTCTAATTCAATATGCGGGTAGCGATGACAAAATTCGGCATAGATGGGCTCGAGTACATATTGGTAGACGAACCTAGGTACGGTTATGCGTACCTTTCCTGTGGGCACGCGGCTTAGGTCACTTATGCTTTCAACGGCTAGATTTAAGTCGGATATGGAGTGATAGGTTCTATCGTGAAGTAATTTGCCTGCTTCCGTCACCTCGATACGTCGAGTTGTACGTGTAAACAAAGGCAGACCGATGTGCTGCTCAAGTGTCTTCAGCGCATTACTGACAGATGGTGCGGCCATCTCAAGCTTTTGTGCCGCCTTAGTGATACTGCCTTCCTGCACTATGGTATTGAAAACCACGAGTTGATTAAACGTCGTTCCATTCATAACAAACCTCTTTAACTATTAGTTATAGACTAATAATGATTTAGATAAATGTCATCTAATCTTTATTAATGGTTAGCGCTAAACTTGTTTGCAAGTTAAGTCACCACACACAAGGAGCCATTATGAAAGGATTCAACTACGTCGCTATGCTTAGCACCGCGATCTTTACATTGTCATCAAGCACATTGTCAGCAAGTGAGTTGGCAAGCTCAGGAGTCGAGAATATGAAAGCGAAACAAGATGCCGTTGAAATTAACCAGCCTCAATATTGGCCTAAACCTGAAAACCCAGTTGCAAAAGGATCTGAGGACAGCGAAGCACTTAAGGTTGTACAAGGCTTCTTTGCTGCTTATGGACAAGGGGATTTGGAAGGTATTCGTGAGTTCGTTGCCGAAGATGTCGAGTGGCATATTCCTGGTCGTCATGCGCTTGCAGGTACTAAACGTGGCATTACGGAGTTTACCGAGTTTTTCGCCAAGCTTGGTGAAGCAGGCTTCAAAGCCGAAGTGATGATTTTGGCAGCGAACGATACCTATGTCATTGATGCACATAGAGGATACAGCACTGCTGCAGGCGATAATGTGGATTTAAATTGGATCCTACTTTATCAAATTGAAGATGGGAAAATTAAACGAGTTCAGAACTTCTCTGGGGACGTGTACACCTCAGATGCCTTCTTCAACGCTTTTTTTGCTGACTAACAGCACGATTACAAACAGAATTTATTTGAGAGAAAAACTATGAGCCAAGTACTTGTTATTTCTGGTCACCCAGAGCTTGATTCGTCATACACCAATAAAGTCATCCTAAACCAGCTTAGCGATAACATTTCTGACATCGAAGTACGTCGCCTTGATACTTTGTACCCAGACTACAAGATTGATGTTGAAGCGGAGCAGCAAGCGATGATCAAAGCCGATGTTATCGTCCTTCAGTTCCCTTTCTACTGGTATTCAATGCCGGCTTTGTTGAAGAAGTGGATGGACGACGTGTTGAGCTTCAACTTCGCGTATGGTCCAGAAGGTGACAAGCTCAAAGGTAAAGATTTCATTCTCTCGTTTACGGTGGGTGGTCCTGAGGAGTCCTACGATCCGCTTGGGTATAATCACTTCACTATTGAAGAAATGCTTCGTCCTATGCAGCAAACGGCTTATCTTGCGGGCATGAATTACATCAAGCCAATCTATACTCATCGTATGGTGTACATTCCGGGTGTGTATAACAAGCTTGAAGAAGTGGAAGCTCGTGCGCGTGACCATGCAACGCGAGTCGAAGCGCAAATTGAGGATTTGATTTACTCGCCAGAGAATCGTATTCAGAAGTTTGTTGCGAACTGGTTTGCTAAGTTCGACCGCCTTGAAGAGTCGACAGAACAGTTTACGCGCTATTTGGCCGAGGATGTTAAGTGGACAGTACCGGAAGGTGAGTTCATTGGACATGAAGGCTTCAGAGATTGGTATGCGATGGTTCGCAAGGTCTTTAAACCGGATTGTGACCATGTGGTGGAACAAGTCGAGGTGAAGGAGTCGGAGTTGGGTTATGTCGCTGAACTTAGAATCCGATTGATCGCGGAGACGTTTGATGACTCTCCAATGAAGGGCGATGACATTAACTTGTTAGTCAATGAAACTTGGCAAGTGAGTTTTGATAGCAATGGCGATGTTCATATCCATAGCTACGAAGTGATACCCGTTAACTCTTAATGTGCTTGTCGCTGCGTCGTCAGTTCTTCGGAATTGACGGCGCGCAAATCATAGCTGGAGGACAGAATGAACGAGAACAAAGTAGCGTTAGTAACTGGTGGTAATCGCGGGATTGGACTGGCGATCGTCAAAGGTTTAGCTGAGCACGGCTTTGACGTTGTTCTTGGTTGTCGAGATCTCAGTCAAGGAGACGCAGTTGCGAGTGCCATCGGGGCTAATGTTGTTGCGGTGGAACTTGATTTATCAACCCATGAATCGCGACAGCGAGCGCTAGCACACATTTCAGAGCGCTTTCCAAAGATAGACGTTTTAGTCAACAACGCTGGTGTGCTTGAGGAAACGCCTTTTGCACAGCTTTCAAATGACGCGCTAATGTCGTCGATGCAAACCAATGCTTTCGCTGCGTTTGAGTTAACTCAGTACTTTGCCAACCAAATGGCAAGCAATGGCTATGGGCGCATTGTCAATATCTCGTCGGGTTGGGGCGCATTTTCCGATGGCCTAACGGGGCCTGCAGCCTATTCAATCAGCAAGGCGACGCTTAACGCGATGACGAAAGTCGCTGCAAACAGCTATAGCGGAGATATCAAGATCAATGCGATGTGTCCGGGTTGGGTACGGACTGACATGGGCGGAATGAGCGCCACTCGTTCACCGGAAGAGGGTGCTGAGACAGCCATTTGGCTCGCGATGTTGGGCAGTGATGCCCCAACAGGTCAGTTCTTCCGAGATAAAAAGCAGATTGATTGGTAAGAAAAACGGCAGCTCAATGAGCTGCCGTTTTGATCGACAACTGATTATTCACAAGGTGGAGCAAGGTGAATCAGTGCTAAACCGCCTTGAGAAGTCTCACGATATTTCTTATTCATATCTTTACCAGTCTGGTACATGGTATCAATGACTTTATCGAGAGAGATTAGGCATTTGCTGGTACGCTTAAGCGCCATACGAGAAGCGTTAATCGCTTTCATCGCACCCATTGCGTTACGCTCAATACATGGAACCTGCACCAAACCACCGATAGGATCGCAAGTCATACCGAGAGAGTGCTCCATAGCGATTTCTGCAGCGATGCACATTTGCTCGTTACTGCCGCCACGAAGTGCCGTGAGACCTGCTGCTGCCATTGAAGAGGACACACCAACTTCACCCTGACAACCTACCTCAGCACCTGAAATAGAAGCATTGGTCTTGTACAAGATACCGATAGCGCCGGACACAGCAAGGAAGTCTTTAAGCTGTTTGGTATCCAGTTCTTTGATGAATCTGTGGTAGTACATCAAGACGGCAGGAATAACGCCAGCCGCACCATTAGTCGGTGAGGTGACCACTTGACCGCCCGCTGCGTTTTCTTCACTGACAGCAAACGCAAACAGGTTAATCCAATCCATGATCTCCATTGGATCGTTTTCTACTGCTGCGTTAGCTTCCAGCTTCTTAAGAAGGTTAGGGGCACGACGAGTCACGTTTAGACCGCCATCCAAGATACCTTCCGTTTCAAAGCCGCGCTCCATACAGCGCGTCATCACACGCCAAATCTGCTCAGCTTTCTCATTGATATCTTCGATGTCTTTAAACGCAAGTTCGTTACGAAGCACCATACCGCCAAGACTCATGCCGTTCTTCTCGGCAAGTGCTAGCATCTCATCAGCGCTAGTGAATGGATACTCAACGCTGACTTCTTGCTCGTCTTTGCCGTGTTGCAACTCATGTTCCGTCGCGATGAAACCGCCACCGATTGAGTAGTAGGTTTCGAAACCAACGCGATTGCCTTCTTTATCAAAAGCGGAGATCGTCATGCCGTTTTCATGGAGAGGGAGGTTTTCTTCATGAAACAACATGTCTGTTTTGTAGTCGAATGCGATGGTATGCGTGCCAGCAAGAGGCAGTTCGCCCTCATCAATCGCTTTCTTCATAGCTTGGTTAGCACTAGAAATCTTGATGGTGTCTGGCTTGTTGCCAAGTAGACCTAAGATTGTCGCTCTATCGGTGTGGTGACCAATACCCGTTAAAGAGAGCGAACCATAGAGGTCAACCTGTACACGATTTACCTTATCAA
This window of the Vibrio maritimus genome carries:
- a CDS encoding NAD(P)H-dependent oxidoreductase, with protein sequence MSQVLVISGHPELDSSYTNKVILNQLSDNISDIEVRRLDTLYPDYKIDVEAEQQAMIKADVIVLQFPFYWYSMPALLKKWMDDVLSFNFAYGPEGDKLKGKDFILSFTVGGPEESYDPLGYNHFTIEEMLRPMQQTAYLAGMNYIKPIYTHRMVYIPGVYNKLEEVEARARDHATRVEAQIEDLIYSPENRIQKFVANWFAKFDRLEESTEQFTRYLAEDVKWTVPEGEFIGHEGFRDWYAMVRKVFKPDCDHVVEQVEVKESELGYVAELRIRLIAETFDDSPMKGDDINLLVNETWQVSFDSNGDVHIHSYEVIPVNS
- a CDS encoding DUF2947 domain-containing protein gives rise to the protein MSYTTLDEYQRKWIFTHQSMPVPEADWPQIKPMTQARAAQFWKENISAQSPDAERLSSQDWPMKDNNWWDEVDWMQAWEADENDLPEAVAQFIDWQDDVTVYFCYEKYNVIETKWSTFKRYWKNFLFYDDGPILLGRRRSEALWFSTNGTVKLGKRK
- a CDS encoding HAD family hydrolase, whose amino-acid sequence is MNSVSIKNVVFDVGNVIVRWSPIEIVNLTFGTLGDESQELATRIFQSETWLNLNKGLLTEQQAKAQYQTTLDLSAAECDKLFYYVKETQILLFGTLDLINRLKQAGYRIFALTDNVNEIVAHLKQRYDFWPLFEHATISSELGFLKPSNDIYRSLLTHNGLIAEETVFLDDMPYNVEGAKNNGMHAIQFADAEQATGALRELGLTF
- a CDS encoding STAS domain-containing protein, yielding MAFATYSNDSLTVIEVESSSFDSKMVTQFRQFIDALPETGDKPILLDLSHVSFMDSSALGVLMAFKKHHMTSEISVVTESAPVLQLLKVTKVDQIVRVYSDIEQAILAS
- a CDS encoding LysR family transcriptional regulator, giving the protein MNGTTFNQLVVFNTIVQEGSITKAAQKLEMAAPSVSNALKTLEQHIGLPLFTRTTRRIEVTEAGKLLHDRTYHSISDLNLAVESISDLSRVPTGKVRITVPRFVYQYVLEPIYAEFCHRYPHIELEISISDAAIDILNEGFDLGVRFGDRVEEGMVAKKLTSPTKEAFFASKDYVQKFGLPSKPDDLKAHKMIQYRFISSNQIAPLILNNGGENLVVEMPTAMVVNDTTLMVNAARKGLGIGRLIEPMIQEDLARGELIPVLPEYWFPYSGLYVYFHRNTQKAKRVRVLIDFLTEKTQHL
- the rimJ gene encoding ribosomal protein S5-alanine N-acetyltransferase, producing the protein MEDRSSAVQLHRRDGNVLVRTSSPSDAYTVSQYFQDNRRFLQPWEPKRDEGFFQVDTWASKLLKLEELHRLGLAYYCLIFDADTKEMKGTVSFSNLVRFPFHSCNLGYSLAENAQGQGYMRRALSMAIPYMFEYQNMHRIAASYMPHNKRSEAVLENMGFEREGFAKDYLLINGKWEDHILTSLHNPNWKQV
- the tyrR gene encoding transcriptional regulator TyrR is translated as MRLEVLCEDRLGLTRELLDILASNSIDLRGIEIDTTGIIYLNCPDIDFETFRDLMAEIRRISGVKDVRKIQFMPSERHNTELVSLLTNLPYPVLSIDLKGAIDMANHAALKLLAKSEEEAIGQLISQLLPSFNFAKWIEGDITRQKQAIVVDGLDYTMEILPVYITGESNETVLASAVMSIHPTTHSVSTESLADSNTLGFEHFVGLSNRHKALMSQAKKLAMLDQPLLIEGETGTGKEMLAKACHNRSNRASQPFLVLSCASMPDDVAETELFGHAPGSFNHEHGHKGIFEQANGGTVLLDEIGEMSPHLQIKLLRFLQDGTFRRVGEEHEVHVDVRIIASTRHNLADLAEQGAFREDLYYRLNVLTLTIPPLRERASDITPLLELFVAKHSNKLGISKPEADEELLDALSNYPWPGNMRQLDNMVLRALTQTTGARLKLEDFNLPKLESVSSGSVNLNIDGSLDDIMKDYESKVLEKLYQSFPSSRKLAKRLNVSHTSIANKLRDYNIRKN
- a CDS encoding SDR family NAD(P)-dependent oxidoreductase, whose product is MNENKVALVTGGNRGIGLAIVKGLAEHGFDVVLGCRDLSQGDAVASAIGANVVAVELDLSTHESRQRALAHISERFPKIDVLVNNAGVLEETPFAQLSNDALMSSMQTNAFAAFELTQYFANQMASNGYGRIVNISSGWGAFSDGLTGPAAYSISKATLNAMTKVAANSYSGDIKINAMCPGWVRTDMGGMSATRSPEEGAETAIWLAMLGSDAPTGQFFRDKKQIDW
- a CDS encoding L-serine ammonia-lyase; its protein translation is MLSIFDIYKVGVGPSSSHTNGPMIAGYQFTKLIADNLDKVNRVQVDLYGSLSLTGIGHHTDRATILGLLGNKPDTIKISSANQAMKKAIDEGELPLAGTHTIAFDYKTDMLFHEENLPLHENGMTISAFDKEGNRVGFETYYSIGGGFIATEHELQHGKDEQEVSVEYPFTSADEMLALAEKNGMSLGGMVLRNELAFKDIEDINEKAEQIWRVMTRCMERGFETEGILDGGLNVTRRAPNLLKKLEANAAVENDPMEIMDWINLFAFAVSEENAAGGQVVTSPTNGAAGVIPAVLMYYHRFIKELDTKQLKDFLAVSGAIGILYKTNASISGAEVGCQGEVGVSSSMAAAGLTALRGGSNEQMCIAAEIAMEHSLGMTCDPIGGLVQVPCIERNAMGAMKAINASRMALKRTSKCLISLDKVIDTMYQTGKDMNKKYRETSQGGLALIHLAPPCE
- a CDS encoding HD domain-containing protein; translated protein: MNQRLEQQLSLLIELDRLKSVLRRTRVRSAEGRLENSAEHSWHVAMMALLMQEHANEPVEITKVVKMLLLHDIVEIDAGDTFVYDAQASKEQEEKELAAAHRLFGMLPQDQGQELFDVWQEFELAQSPEAKFAKALDRLIPMLLNYHNDGQSWVENEVSISQVMQVNQKIEKGSQVLWDKAKSLIEEAVENGWLKN
- a CDS encoding DMT family transporter, giving the protein MNYRAELILVFTTLLAGAGWVFSKEAIQGLPPFGFIGLRFLAASLILLPFCYKALKAASLSDCLRALSVGGFLGGAIFCWIHAISISDTLGEGAFIMSLSMLFVPLVAWVLFKSKPIRAFWLSLPLAVVGLFLLSWKGSWSFNASQLWFLVSAVGLAVHFNFNSKYSASLSPMLLTTLQLFSTGCLGLLLSWFTETWPSEISVVTWKWFTLSVILATSLRYLMQTTGQKLANPTNAALLMLLEPVWTLILSVLIYDESMPLNKILGCLCLLASLILYRLSSMVIIRRK
- a CDS encoding nuclear transport factor 2 family protein, encoding MKGFNYVAMLSTAIFTLSSSTLSASELASSGVENMKAKQDAVEINQPQYWPKPENPVAKGSEDSEALKVVQGFFAAYGQGDLEGIREFVAEDVEWHIPGRHALAGTKRGITEFTEFFAKLGEAGFKAEVMILAANDTYVIDAHRGYSTAAGDNVDLNWILLYQIEDGKIKRVQNFSGDVYTSDAFFNAFFAD